In Clarias gariepinus isolate MV-2021 ecotype Netherlands chromosome 9, CGAR_prim_01v2, whole genome shotgun sequence, a single window of DNA contains:
- the LOC128530432 gene encoding CMRF35-like molecule 5 isoform X1 — MCRKKMKALLFFQVLMCLTMKSKAESVFTGTEGGSVDISCKYANGYQYTPMYLCRNPCRSSDVLIKIGLVDNVIFKGRYSAINTVSARSFSVTIRHLTLKDSGVYYCGLETWGPDSLIKVKLNISKVPTVSTHSPVSRQIQSSAATELPLATTVITATADNLSSYEQISSLTQTQDSLDPHGQVLVVCGWVLGLKLCCILAALVILYRKPSNIT, encoded by the exons atgtgcaggaaaaaaatgaagGCTCTCTTGTTTTTCCAAG ttctGATGTGTTTGACAATGAAGAGCAAGGCTGAAAGTGTATTTACTGGAACAGAAGGGGGCAGTGTGGATATCTCCTGTAAATATGCTAATGGATATCAATATACACCCATGTACCTCTGCCGTAATCCATGCAGATCGTCTGATGTCTTAATTAAAATTGGACTGGTTGATAATGTCATCTTTAAGGGAAGATATAGTGCAATAAACACCGTCTCTGCACGTAGCTTCTCTGTCACCATAAGACACCTCACATTAAAGGACTCTGGAGTTTATTATTGTGGATTGGAAACATGGGGACCTGACTCGCTGATCAAAGTAAAGCTTAATATCAGTAAAG TTCCTACTGTGTCTACACATTCTCCAGTGTCCAGGCAGATTCAAAGTTCTGCTGCTACAGAACTACCTCTTGCCACCACAGTGATAACAGCTACTGCAG atAATTTATCATCATATGAACAAATATCGTCCCTAACTCAAACTCAAGATTCTTTAGACCCACATG gACAGGTGCTTGTTGTTTGTGGATGGGTGCTGGGCCTGAAGCTGTGCTGCATTCTTGCAGCTCTTGTGATTCTTTACAGAAAACCATCAAACATCACAT GA
- the LOC128530432 gene encoding CMRF35-like molecule 5 isoform X3: MCRKKMKALLFFQVLMCLTMKSKAESVFTGTEGGSVDISCKYANGYQYTPMYLCRNPCRSSDVLIKIGLVDNVIFKGRYSAINTVSARSFSVTIRHLTLKDSGVYYCGLETWGPDSLIKVKLNISKVPTVSTHSPVSRQIQSSAATELPLATTVITATAGQVLVVCGWVLGLKLCCILAALVILYRKPSNIT, from the exons atgtgcaggaaaaaaatgaagGCTCTCTTGTTTTTCCAAG ttctGATGTGTTTGACAATGAAGAGCAAGGCTGAAAGTGTATTTACTGGAACAGAAGGGGGCAGTGTGGATATCTCCTGTAAATATGCTAATGGATATCAATATACACCCATGTACCTCTGCCGTAATCCATGCAGATCGTCTGATGTCTTAATTAAAATTGGACTGGTTGATAATGTCATCTTTAAGGGAAGATATAGTGCAATAAACACCGTCTCTGCACGTAGCTTCTCTGTCACCATAAGACACCTCACATTAAAGGACTCTGGAGTTTATTATTGTGGATTGGAAACATGGGGACCTGACTCGCTGATCAAAGTAAAGCTTAATATCAGTAAAG TTCCTACTGTGTCTACACATTCTCCAGTGTCCAGGCAGATTCAAAGTTCTGCTGCTACAGAACTACCTCTTGCCACCACAGTGATAACAGCTACTGCAG gACAGGTGCTTGTTGTTTGTGGATGGGTGCTGGGCCTGAAGCTGTGCTGCATTCTTGCAGCTCTTGTGATTCTTTACAGAAAACCATCAAACATCACAT GA
- the LOC128530432 gene encoding CMRF35-like molecule 5 isoform X2, which translates to MCRKKMKALLFFQVLMCLTMKSKAESVFTGTEGGSVDISCKYANGYQYTPMYLCRNPCRSSDVLIKIGLVDNVIFKGRYSAINTVSARSFSVTIRHLTLKDSGVYYCGLETWGPDSLIKVKLNISKVSRQIQSSAATELPLATTVITATADNLSSYEQISSLTQTQDSLDPHGQVLVVCGWVLGLKLCCILAALVILYRKPSNIT; encoded by the exons atgtgcaggaaaaaaatgaagGCTCTCTTGTTTTTCCAAG ttctGATGTGTTTGACAATGAAGAGCAAGGCTGAAAGTGTATTTACTGGAACAGAAGGGGGCAGTGTGGATATCTCCTGTAAATATGCTAATGGATATCAATATACACCCATGTACCTCTGCCGTAATCCATGCAGATCGTCTGATGTCTTAATTAAAATTGGACTGGTTGATAATGTCATCTTTAAGGGAAGATATAGTGCAATAAACACCGTCTCTGCACGTAGCTTCTCTGTCACCATAAGACACCTCACATTAAAGGACTCTGGAGTTTATTATTGTGGATTGGAAACATGGGGACCTGACTCGCTGATCAAAGTAAAGCTTAATATCAGTAAAG TGTCCAGGCAGATTCAAAGTTCTGCTGCTACAGAACTACCTCTTGCCACCACAGTGATAACAGCTACTGCAG atAATTTATCATCATATGAACAAATATCGTCCCTAACTCAAACTCAAGATTCTTTAGACCCACATG gACAGGTGCTTGTTGTTTGTGGATGGGTGCTGGGCCTGAAGCTGTGCTGCATTCTTGCAGCTCTTGTGATTCTTTACAGAAAACCATCAAACATCACAT GA